In Fulvia fulva chromosome 10, complete sequence, a single window of DNA contains:
- a CDS encoding Molybdenum cofactor sulfurase — protein sequence MATNLESMIPEAYNAYIEDMRRREYPMLKDSLYLDHAGTTLYSKTAMERFHADMMANLYGNPHSASSSSQRSTQDIEAIRLQALRYFDADPEHFDLVFTANTTAAIKLVMEAFREQQQRFWYGYHVDSHTSLVGVREVVTSHRCFESDRHVREWIEEVHDREMDQPHLLAFPAQSNMNGRRLPLKWSSQLSSVDNVYTLLDAAAYAATSPLRLDNIDTAPDITVLSFTKIFGFPDLGGLIVKKSAAHLFERRKYFGGGTVDMVVCLKEQWHEPKAGALHGRLEDGTLPIHSILALRSAMQAHAELFSSLDRVAAHTAWLAKRLYTNLSSLRHGNGKHVCKIYIDEASSYGNANTQGPTIAFNLKDSRGRWVSNSEIEQLASIRDIHLRTGGLCNPGGIATCLGLEPWEMKENFSAGFRCGSENDIMNGKPTGVVRVSLGAMSTSSDASRFIEFVEEFFVDKTGSESRPPSPLLVNDPQTACFYVESLTVYPIKSCAGWRVPYDTPWDIHREGLAWDREWCVVKQVTGTALSQKAHPRMARIRPFLDFSEGLLRITVTGSDESIAVPLSRDPQHFAAADFRNADATVCGERVQARIYTSPSIADFFTEAIGVPCTLARFPAASRTSPPVRHSKAHLQQPSANLPRQLPVLLSNESPILSISRSSLNLLNEVVKAKGGKAAHPSVFRANIVLAESPLLSPGQEQPWAEDDWQGMCVGGEDGVNFDFLGGCRRCQMVCVDQESGEKNQEPFVTLAKTRRFKGRVLFGVHTSLAQGEDGGHAIIKAGDTVRTWT from the coding sequence ATGGCCACCAACCTGGAGAGCATGATCCCAGAGGCATACAATGCTTATATTGAAGACATGCGGAGACGGGAATATCCTATGCTGAAGGACTCCCTCTACCTCGACCATGCCGGTACTACACTTTACAGCAAGACCGCCATGGAGCGCTTCCACGCTGACATGATGGCCAATCTCTATGGGAACCCCCACTCGGCATCTTCGTCCAGCCAACGATCCACGCAAGACATTGAGGCTATCCGTCTACAGGCTCTCCGATACTTCGATGCTGATCCGGAGCATTTTGACCTTGTATTTACTGCCAACACGACTGCTGCTATCAAGCTGGTCATGGAGGCATTCCGAGAGCAGCAACAGCGTTTCTGGTATGGCTATCACGTGGACTCGCACACGAGTCTTGTTGGCGTTCGGGAAGTTGTAACGAGTCATCGATGCTTTGAGTCAGATCGGCATGTTCGAGAGTGGATAGAGGAGGTGCATGATCGTGAGATGGATCAGCCACACCTCCTTGCTTTCCCTGCTCAGTCGAATATGAATGGTCGAAGACTGCCGTTGAAGTGGTCAAGTCAACTCAGCTCGGTCGACAATGTGTACACGCTGCTTGATGCCGCAGCATATGCTGCAACGTCACCTCTACGCTTGGACAACATTGATACTGCGCCGGACATCACCGTCTTGAGCTTCACGAAGATTTTCGGGTTCCCGGACTTGGGCGGCTTGATCGTCAAGAAGAGTGCTGCACACTTGTTCGAGCGGCGTAAGTACTTTGGAGGTGGCACAGTCGACATGGTCGTGTGTCTCAAAGAGCAGTGGCACGAGCCAAAAGCTGGCGCTCTTCATGGTCGGCTAGAGGATGGTACACTTCCCATTCACAGCATACTTGCCTTGAGATCGGCTATGCAGGCTCACGCTGAGCTTTTCTCGTCGTTGGACAGAGTTGCTGCTCACACCGCTTGGCTTGCCAAACGGCTCTACACGAATCTTTCATCATTACGACATGGTAATGGCAAGCATGTCTGCAAGATTTACATCGACGAAGCATCTTCTTATGGCAATGCGAATACTCAGGGACCAACCATAGCTTTCAACCTCAAAGACAGCCGTGGACGTTGGGTTAGTAACTCTGAGATTGAGCAGCTCGCATCGATCCGCGATATACACCTACGTACTGGGGGCTTATGTAACCCAGGTGGTATCGCGACATGTCTGGGTCTCGAGCCTTGGGAAATGAAGGAGAACTTCTCGGCCGGCTTTCGGTGTGGCAGCGAGAACGACATCATGAACGGCAAGCCGACTGGCGTGGTGCGCGTCAGCCTCGGAGCAATGAGCACCTCATCGGATGCGTCCCGCTTCATTGAATTTGTCGAAGAGTTCTTCGTGGACAAGACAGGCTCTGAATCGCGGCCTCCTTCGCCACTACTTGTCAACGATCCGCAAACAGCGTGTTTCTATGTGGAGAGCCTGACTGTGTACCCGATCAAAAGCTGCGCCGGATGGCGGGTACCGTACGATACGCCATGGGACATACATCGAGAAGGTCTCGCCTGGGATCGTGAGTGGTGCGTTGTGAAGCAGGTCACAGGCACCGCTTTAAGCCAGAAAGCACATCCGCGAATGGCACGTATTCGACCCTTTCTGGACTTCAGCGAAGGCTTGCTACGTATCACCGTCACCGGTAGCGATGAGAGTATCGCCGTGCCTTTGTCGAGAGATCCGCAGCACTTCGCGGCAGCTGACTTCAGGAATGCCGATGCTACTGTCTGTGGCGAACGGGTCCAAGCACGAATATACACATCTCCATCAATCGCAGACTTCTTCACCGAGGCTATCGGTGTTCCCTGCACACTGGCTCGCTTCCCGGCAGCAAGTCGAACGTCTCCACCAGTACGACACAGCAAAGCACACCTACAACAACCGAGTGCAAATCTCCCCCGACAGCTTCCGGTCCTACTCAGCAACGAATCACCAATTCTATCCATCTCTCGCTCCTCCCTCAATCTACTGAACGAAGTCGTAAAAGCAAAAGGCGGCAAAGCAGCTCATCCTTCCGTATTCCGTGCAAACATTGTGCTTGCCGAAAGTCCACTACTGTCGCCAGGCCAGGAACAGCCATGGGCAGAAGATGATTGGCAAGGTATGTGCGTCGGTGGCGAAGATGGAGTCAATTTTGACTTTCTTGGTGGTTGTCGGCGATGTCAGATGGTTTGTGTGGATCAGGAGAGTGGTGAGAAGAATCAGGAGCCGTTTGTCACGCTGGcgaagacgaggaggtttaAAGGCAGGGTTTTGTTTGGTGTGCATACAAGCTTGGCTCAAGGTGAGGATGGTGGGCATGCTATTATCAAGGCTGGTGACACTGTTCGGACGTGGACATGA
- a CDS encoding Serine/threonine-protein kinase SRPK, with the protein MTSPSPTQDASLPEAEYLSGEVLLEEESFSWYSPSKFYAIHIGDIVESRYQVLAKLGYGSVSTAWLCKDMREDKYVTLKVYMTGHRQALNEAKVMNHLNSTPSDHPGAKLVRTMLDTFEIEGEHGKHVCMVYQPLSLSLRDIRTIAGGQVPAEILKPMLYAMLLALEYLHTVAHVVHTDIQDGNIMLSIDDESIWDEALEGERQHPSPRKEVDGRTTYSSLEVDMPDDPGEPMICDFGDAQIGAGPFKIEVMPDLYRAPEIVLGIPWNEKIDIWAFGLMIWDLVQGKHLFNERLPTREASAGTHLSKMIALMGPPPPDLAENAGVWDKFLDAEGCLNPGIKTFQGSLEDEDEIFEGDEKTAFLSFTRKMLRWRPEDRLSAKELLEDSWLRGDWYGAKT; encoded by the exons ATGACTTCACCCTCACCGACACAAGATGCATCTCTGCCCGAGGCAGAGTATCTGAGCGGAGAAGTACTGCTGGAAGAAGAGTCGTTCTCCTGGTACAGTCCCTCAAAGTTCTATGCCATACACATTGGTGATATCGTGGAGTCAAGATATCAGGTCTTGGCCAAGCTCGGTTACGGCTCAGTGTCGACGGCATGGTTGTGTAAAGACATGAG GGAGGACAAGTACGTCACGCTGAAAGTCTACATGACAGGACATAGGCAGGCGCTGAACGAAGCAAAGGTCATGAACCACCTGAACTCAACGCCTTCCGACCATCCCGGAGCAAAGTTGGTACGAACAATGCTGGACACATTCGAGATCGAAGGAGAGCATGGCAAGCACGTCTGCATGGTCTATCAGCCTCTGAGTCTCTCGCTGCGTGACATCCGCACAATAGCGGGAGGACAGGTACCTGCAGAGATCTTGAAGCCAATGCTGTACGCCATGCTCCTCGCTCTCGAATACCTCCACACGGTGGCTCACGTTGTTCATACTG ACATCCAAGATGGCAACATCATGCTGTCCATTGATGATGAGTCGATTTGGGACGAAGCGCTCGAAGGCGAGAGGCAACACCCAAGTCCGCGTAAAGAAGTCGATGGGCGAACCACATATTCCTCCCTTGAGGTGGACATGCCTGACGATCCAGGCGAGCCGATGATCTGCGACTTTGGTGATGCTCAGATCGGCGCGGGCCCGTTCAAGATCGAGGTCATGCCTGATCTATACCGAGCTCCAGAAATTGTGCTTGGGATCCCATGGAACGAGAAGATCGACATCTGGGCTTTTGGGCTCATGATTTGGGATTTGGTGCAAGGCAAGCATCTTTTCAACGAAAGGTTGCCAACTCGCGAGGCGTCCGCTGGTACGCACTTGTCGAAGATGATAGCACTGATGGGACCGCCGCCTCCTGATCTGGCAGAAAACGCGGGTGTATGGGACAAGTTCCTGGATGCCGAAG GCTGTCTGAACCCAGGAATCAAAACTTTCCAAGGCAGCCTCGAGGACGAAGATGAAATCTTTGAAGGGGACGAGAAGACGGCTTTCTTGAGCTTCACGAGGAAGATGCTCAGATGGCGACCTGAAGACCGGCTAAGCGCcaaggagcttctcgaggaCTCATGGCTTAGAGGTGATTGGTACGGGGCCAAGACTTAA
- a CDS encoding MFS-type transporter oryC, translating into MVSELRGKALIAVILAASGLDFLLFGYDQGLFGGILGGSRFKAMLGEPGPTMTGLVTGMYDIGCAIGAVAAFVWGENLGRKKSIILANVIVIVGAAIQTACYSYAQMAVARVIAGVGVGLSTVSVPILQSETLPSHNRGALLVVQSALIIIGVAIASWLCFATLYANSSLQWRFPIACQIVFSMLVLCCCPFLPETPRWLAKHGRDDEARHTITRLLNKSEDDPEVKGQLNEILETIAAESGDGEPTWSEVFSNATKSRNLQRVLLGMGPYMMNQWSGINALCYYLAYILETYLNFSSSMSLILASVAFTQYAVFSWPPYFYIDRIGRRWTVIYSSIGCAVCMAVIAGCLLSSSYSTAAVAVAFMFLYLDCFTLGILPVSWSYSAEIQPLRVRNKATAVGVFSHWMSNFVVVMVTPIGLDNISGNYFWIWAIVCASFVPLTYFFGVETSGRTLEQIDSMFFEEPRVCMGLSKNHTKVIRATAADEENRYKAFAKLDEKEAVEKIEEVEAKS; encoded by the exons ATGGTGTCTGAACTCCGTGGAAAGGCCTTGATTGCCGTTATCCTGGCTGCTTCTGGACTGGATTTTCTGTTGTTTGG ATATGACCAAGGACTCTTCGGTGGCATCTTAGGAGGCTCTCGCTTCAAGGCAATGCTCGGCGAGCCTGGGCCCACCATGACTGGTCTTGTCACTGGAATGTACGACATTGGATGCGCTATCGGTGCTGTCGCTGCTTTCGTCTGGGGTGAGAATCTCGGTCGGAAGAAGTCTATCATTCTCGCGAACGTCATCGTCATCGTTGGAGCTGCTATTCAGACGGCTTGCTATTCGTACGCACAGATGGCTGTGGCTCGAGTCATCGCTGGCGTTGGAGTTGGTCTCTCCACGGTCTCAGTGCCAATTTTGCAGTCCGAGACGTTGCCATCCCACAATCGCGGGGCCCTGCTGGTCGTCCAGTCGGCCCTGATCATCATCGGCGTCGCCATCGCATCCTGGCTCTGCTTCGCCACACTCTACGCCAACTCCTCCTTACAATGGAGATTCCCGATTGCCTGCCAGATTGTCTTCTCGATGCTCGTCCTTTGCTGCTGCCCCTTCTTACCCGAGACACCTCGCTGGCTAGCTAAGCATGGTCGAGATGACGAAGCTCGCCACACTATAACACGTCTCCTGAACAAGTCGGAGGATGACCCAGAAGTTAAAGGCCAACTCAATGAGATCTTGGAGACGATCGCAGCAGAGAGCGGAGATGGCGAGCCGACATGGTCAGAAGTCTTTAGCAATGCGACCAAGTCCCGGAATCTGCAGCGTGTGTTGCTGGGTATGGGACCTTACATGATGAATCAATGGTCCG GAATCAACGCCCTCTGCTACTACCTGGCCTACATCCTCGAAACCTACCTGAACTTCTCCTCATCCATGTCTCTCATCCTCGCTTCAGTAGCGTTCACTCAATACGCCGTATTTTCCTGGCCGCCGTATTTCTACATCGACCGGATCGGACGACGCTGGACAGTGATCTACTCGTCTATTGGCTGTGCTGTCTGCATGGCCGTTATAGCCGGATGTCTGCTTAGCAGCTCTTACAGCACAGCCGCCGTAGCGGTCGCCTTCATGTTCCTGTATCTGGACTGCTTCACGCTAGGGATCTTGCCGGTGAGCTGGAGCTACAGTGCTGAGATACAGCCATTGAGAGTCAGGAATAAGGCAACTGCGGTGGGAGTTTTCAGCCACTGGATGAGCAACTTCGTCGTCGTCATGGTCACCCCCATCGGTCTTGACAACATCTCCGGAAACTACTTCTGGATCTGGGCGATTGTCTGTGCCTCTTTCGTGCCATTGACATACTTCTTCGGCGTAGAAACGAGCGGGAGGACGTTGGAGCAGATTGATAGTATGTTCTTCGAGGAGCCCAGGGTGTGTATGGGCCTTAGTAAGAACCATACCAAAGTGATCCGGGCTACTGCTGCGGACGAGGAGAATCGTTATAAGGCTTTTGCAAAGTTGGATGAAAAGGAGGCCGTTGAGAAGATTGAGGAGGTCGAAGCCAAGAGCTGA
- a CDS encoding Proteasome subunit beta type-6, whose translation MGSFMNAAPLMEQPSYSFASAPTSHSAPRQHGFYPYTDNGGSTLGISGTDFTVLAGDTRSTSGYNINTRYEPKLFKIGGDGPENVGSKIVLSVVGFAADGKALKERLDTIVKMYKYQHGKDISVHACAQRLSHILYSKRFFPYYVTAILGGIDDEGKGALYSYDPVGSYEREATRAAGAASSLIMPFLDNQVNLKNQYDPTQAQGFGKEQLVPKPLDRTTTEALVKDAFTSAVERHIEVGDGLQMMIITKDGIEERYAPLKRD comes from the exons ATGGGTTCCTTCATGAACGCCGCACCTTTGATGGAACAGCCCAGCTACTCATTCGCATCCGCCCCAACATCACACTCCGCGCCACGGCAACATGGCTTCTACCC ATACACTGACAATGGTGGCTCAACACTCGGCATCAGCGGTACCGACTTCACTGTTTTGGCCGGCGATACACGATCCACATCCGGATACAACATCAACACACGCTACGAACCAAAGCTCTTCAAGATCGGCGGTGATGGTCCGGAGAACGTTGGCAGCAAGATCGTGCTATCAGTGGTGGGCTTCGCAGCGGATGGCAAGGCACTGAAAGAGCGCTTGGACACAATCGTCAAGATGTACAAGTACCAGCACGGAAAGGACATCTCAGTACACGCCTGCGCACAACGACTCAGCCACATCCTCTACTCGAAGCGCTTCTTCCCATACTACGTCACAGCCATCCTGGGAGGTATCGATGATGAGGGTAAGGGTGCGCTCTACTCGTACGATCCAGTCGGCTCATACGAGCGGGAAGCAACAAGAGCAGCAGGTGCGGCATCATCCCTCATCATGCCGTTCCTCGACAACCAGGTCAATCTCAAGAACCAGTACGACCCAACACAGGCACAGGGATTCGGAAAGGAGCAGCTTGTGCCAAAGCCGCTTGACAGGACAACTACAGAGGCGCTGGTCAAGGACGCGTTCACAAGTGCGGTGGAGCGACATATCGAGGTTGGTGATGGTCTGCAGATGATGATCATCACGAAGGACGGCATCGAGGAGAGGTATGCGCCGCTCAAGCGCGATTAG
- a CDS encoding Oxidoreductase swnN produces the protein MVKVAIVGGSGSVAKEVVDALVATGKHSIVLLSRQAAPEAGLEPAQEWIQVDYTDMSQLVKAPQGVHTLLSFITTQSDPGNTTQINLINASVQAGGGATLGNYESEANALLMSVKRFAPSEWATSSFEHLPVYAGKAEIWTYLAELNKDKKVLEYCLFQPGLFTNYFAHPHQTAMHFRSFETHIDFEHRRALAVEGGDNDRVTLTTVQDMAQVVARAVEYEGGWPVNGGIKGTELPVKELLAIGERVRGSAFAIERMSREDLEFGNVHCSWLPIVNHPGMPNPEAMAAMMTTSMILAISAGALNVSDEWNRLLPDYHFTQAEDFLTAVWKDIP, from the exons ATGGTCAAGGTAGCGATTGTTGGAGGTTCGGGTAGTGTTGCGAAGGAGGTGGTCGATGCTTTGGTCGCTACTGGCAAGCATAGCATTGTGTTGCTGTCAAGACAAGCAGCCCCCGAAGCTGGCCTCGAGCCTGCACAGGAATGGATTCAAGTGGACTACACGGATATGTCTCAGCTCGTGAAAGCACCGCAAGGCGTCCACACGCTGCTATCCTTCATCACAACGCAGTCAGATCCTGGCAACACGACCCAGATCAACCTTATCAATGCTTCTGTACAGGCTGGAG GAGGCGCTACACTTGGAAATTATGAGAGCGAAGCCAATGCTCTCCTGATGTCAGTCAAGCGATTTGCACCGAGCGAATGGGCAAC ATCCAGCTTTGAGCACCTGCCTGTGTATGCTGGCAAAGCTGAAATCTGGACATACTTGGCGGAACTAAACAAGGACAAGAAAGTGCTGGAGTACTGCCTCTTCCAGCCAGGTCTGTTCACGAATTACTTCGCTCATCCTCATCAGACTGCGATGCACTTCCGGTCCTTCGAGACGCACATTGACTTCGAACATCGGCGTGCTCTCGCTGTCGAAGGCGGTGACAATGATCGAGTGACCCTCACCACAGTGCAAGACATGGCACAGGTCGTTGCCAGAGCTGTCGAGTATGAAGGGGGGTGGCCTGTCAACGGCGGTATCAAGGGCACCGAGCTTCCAGTCAAAGAACTTCTTGCAATAGGCGAGCGGGTCCGTG GCTCAGCGTTTGCCATCGAAAGGATGAGCCGCGAAGATCTCGAATTCGGCAATGTGCACTGCTCCTGGCTGCCTATCGTCAATCATCCAGGAATGCCAAACCCAGAAGCCATGGCCGCCATGATGACTACCAGCATGATTCTGGCGATCTCAGCCGGCGCTCTCAATGTCAGCGACGAGTGGAACCGACTGCTGCCCGACTACCACTTCACACAAGCTGAGGACTTCTTGACAGCTGTTTGGAAAGACATACCATAG
- a CDS encoding Pre-rRNA-processing protein PNO1, with the protein MPAPTALQRAPEDLAIEETTHDAPQSAVEEEVLLTATTSEQPEGADVVTDMEVDGGDGALFAPETVSNTAHRVEERKVRVPPHRMSPLKASWPKIYPPLVEHLKLQVRMNIAKKAVELRTSPLTTDTGAIQKGADFIQAFCLGFDLDDAIALLRLDDLYIQSFEVKDVKRLEGEHLGRAVGRIAGRDGKTKFAIENASRTRIVLADQKVHILGGFKNIHVAREAVVSLILGSPPGKVYGNLRTVAGRMKERF; encoded by the coding sequence ATGCCTGCACCGACTGCTCTGCAAAGAGCGCCCGAGGACCTTGCGATCGAGGAGACGACACATGATGCCCCACAATCAGCCGTTGAAGAGGAGGTTCTGCTCACAGCCACCACCTCGGAACAGCCAGAGGGTGCCGATGTAGTCACAGATATGGAAGTGGACGGCGGAGACGGCGCACTTTTCGCGCCAGAGACAGTGTCCAACACAGCACACAGAGTGGAGGAACGCAAAGTGCGAGTACCACCACATCGCATGTCACCTCTGAAAGCGAGCTGGCCAAAGATCTACCCACCACTCGTCGAGCACCTCAAGCTGCAAGTCCGCATGAACATCGCCAAGAAGGCCGTCGAACTCCGGACTTCGCCTCTCACCACCGACACTGGAGCTATTCAGAAGGGCGCAGACTTCATCCAGGCGTTCTGCCTCGGCTTCGATCTAGACGATGCGATCGCGTTGCTGAGATTGGACGACCTGTACATCCAGAGTTTCGAGGTGAAGGACGTGAAGAGGCTGGAGGGAGAGCATTTGGGAAGAGCTGTTGGACGTATCGCAGGCAGGGACGGAAAGACAAAGTTCGCGATCGAGAACGCAAGCAGGACGAGAATTGTGCTCGCAGATCAGAAGGTGCACATTCTTGGTGGTTTCAAGAACATTCACGTGGCGAGAGAAGCTGTTGTCAGCTTAATCCTGGGATCTCCGCCGGGCAAGGTTTATGGCAACCTGAGGACTGTTGCTGGTAGGATGAAGGAGAGGTTCTAG